One Ranitomeya variabilis isolate aRanVar5 chromosome 5, aRanVar5.hap1, whole genome shotgun sequence DNA window includes the following coding sequences:
- the LOC143775126 gene encoding zinc finger MYM-type protein 1-like, producing the protein MAMANMPFRGHREKIGKINSGNFLAIIELLALYDPLLKELLELPEGTAKYLSPRIQNELIEILSTKVKSEILSQVNEAHFYSLIMDTTQDVSKTDQMSQVIRYVSVERNANMRATKVRIHEAFLGFQAIHDQRAAGIEKEILECIDSNGLSIHKCRGQGYDGAATMSGIYSGVQARILEKEHNAMYVHCAAHNLNLVLQDAVSEITEISNFSDILQHVYTFFGESIRRWELLSSFTSSSSVTLKKLCPTRWSSRHESLLALRFRFSDVMMALSKIILISSKKTEINEAMALKKKMDSFQFVFLVVLQTKVLQTVNALSTMLQAESMDLSKATNLIKNAAEELSQFRNHFDEAKESAILLARSWGISPAFESKRLSKVKKHFDELSTDERLHIPEDRFKVTVFYEYLDIIVGQLSNRFNGMNRVVQYFRILQPADLASSSDEELYEAALQLQKKYNQDLSPAFPAQLLSFRCALKNDIQKLTSVKDLAHLLLVENSLLSSNLPDVCIVLLLFLTLPVTVASAERSFSKLKQIKNYLRSTMSEHRLSGLAILSIENARANQLDIDGIVDQFAEAKARRRQF; encoded by the coding sequence ATGGCCATGGCTAACATGCCATTTCGGGGTCACAGAGAAAAAATTGGCAAAATCAATAGTGGTAATTTCCTGGCAATTATAGAGTTACTAGCACTCTATGATCCCCTGCTTAAGGAACTGCTGGAACTGCCAGAGGGCACAGCAAAATACCTTAGTCCCAGAATTCAAAACGAATTAATAGAAATTTTGTCAACCAAAGTAAAATCTGAGATTTTATCTCAAGTGAATGAAGCTCACTTCTATTCGCTGATCATGGATACAACGCAAGATGTATCAAAAACTGATCAGATGAGCCAAGTAATTAGATACGTGTCTGTTGAAAGGAATGCAAATATGAGAGCCACGAAAGTTCGCATCCATGAAGCCTTTCTTGgatttcaagccattcatgaccagcgTGCTGCTGGTATAGAGAAAGAGATCCTGGAATGCATTGACAGCAATGGCCTTTCCATTCATAAGTGCCGTGGTCAGGGCTATGATGGAGCTGCCACAATGAGTGGCATCTATTCTGGTGTGCAGGCCCGAATTTTAGAAAAAGAACACAATGCTATGTATGTTCACTGTGCAGCACATAATTTGAATCTTGTTCTTCAAGATGCTGTTTCAGAAATTACAGAAATTTCAAACTTTTCTGATATATTGCAACATGTctatacattttttggggaaagcaTACGACGTTGGGAGCTTTTGTCATCATTTACAAGCAGTTCATCGGTCACACTAAAAAAATTATGTCCCACACGCTGGTCTTCCCGTCATGAGTCGCTGCTTGCCCTAAGATTTCGTTTTTCTGATGTAATGATGGCATTGTCAAAAATCATCCTTATTTCAtccaaaaaaactgaaataaatgaggCAATGGCTCTTAAAAAGAAAATGGAttcatttcagtttgtttttttggttGTCCTTCAGACAAAAGTATTACAGACTGTTAATGCACTGTCAACCATGCTGCAGGCAGAAAGCATGGATTTATCTAAGGCAACTAATTTAATAAAGAATGCAGCTGAAGAACTTTCACAATTCAGAAATCATTTTGATGAAGCGAAAGAGAGCGCTATCTTGTTGGCACGCAGCTGGGGCATCTCCCCAGCTTTTGAAAGTAAGCGATTATCAAAAGTTAAAAAGCATTTTGATGAACTGAGTACGGATGAGAGATTGCACATTCCGGAGGACCGATTTAAAGTCACCGTGTTCTATGAGTATTTAGACATCATTGTAGGTCAGCTGTCAAACCGATTTAATGGAATGAATCGGGTTGTGCAGTATTTTAGGATACTTCAGCCTGCAGATCTGGCATCTTCCTCAGATGAGGAATTATATGAGGCTGCATTACAGCTGCAGAAAAAGTACAACCAAGATCTTTCACCAGCATTTCCAGCCCAGCTTCTGAGTTTTAGATGTGCTCTAAAGAATGACATTCAAAAATTGACATCTGTCAAGGACCTTGCACATTTACTGTTAGTCGAAAATAGCCTGCTATCGTCAAATCTACCGGATGTGTGCATAGTCTTACTTTTATTCCTAACCTTGCCAGTAACGGTAGCATCAGCAGAAAGATCCTTCtcaaaattaaaacaaattaaaaactatCTAAGAAGTACAATGTCTGAACACAGACTCTCTGGTCTTGCCATTCTAAGCATTGAAAATGCAAGAGCCAACCAACTTGACATAGATGGCATTGTTGACCAATTTGCTGAAGCAAAAGCACGTAGGCGCCAGTTCTAA